The DNA window GATTGTCTCGCAATACGGGTTTTCCAATATTCTGACCCAACAGAATATCGTTCTTGATCCGTCTCGAATTGCCGCGCAGGTTGTCTCGGGAATTGGGTTTCTCGGCGCGGGGGCGATCCTCGCCCGGGGCGAAATCGTCAAGGGTCTCACCGCCAGCATCTGGACAGTGGCCGCGGTCGGGCTCGCCGTGGGAGGCGGTCTTGATCTGGCCGCCAGCGCGTCGACCGTTATCGTCCTGATTATCCTGGTCGGCATCAAACCGCTTGAGGAGGCCTACCATTCCAGAAATCAGAGCTGCCAGCTCAGCGTTGAGGTCGACAACGGAAGTCTCACGCCCGCATTGCTTCGAGAGGCGCTTGATCTCAGGGCCGGCCAAATCAAGCGTTTCCTGGTGGAGCGCCGGAATTCGGAAGGTACCGACGATCTGGTGGTTGTTTTAAGCAAGGTTTCCTCGCGGGATATGGCGGGCTACCCGGAGAAACTGAAGGAGCTTGATGGCGTCCGCCAGGTCACGGTTATAAAAAAGGCCAGAGATCAAAACGCCGATCTGGCATAACGCATCTCGCGGGGGTCGGCAGCCGCAATCCGACGCCGGGACGAGTGTAACAAATCCGTCGTATAGCAAAACTAAACAGGGCCAACGGTCCAGGCCGAAGCTGCTTCTCACGGGGAGATTTTAATGCGCCGCTCAATCGTGTTGCTGTCCGCGGGTCTGATGCTGCTGTCCACCGGGATGGCGTCAGCCCAGAACAGCACCCCCCACAATCTGATCTTGTTCGTGCCCGACGGATTACGCGGCCGCATCGTCACGCCCGAGACCGCGCCTGCGATGGCTGAGGTCCGCGATAAGGGCATCAATTTCAGGAATTCGCACTCGCTGTTTCCGACCTTCACCACCGCGAACGCCTCCGCAATGGCCACCGGTCATTACCTCGGCGATACCGGCGATTTCAGCAACACGATCTATACCGGTTATCCGGTCAGCTCTGCGGACGGCACCGTCACGCCGTTCCTCGAGGCCGATCCGGTGCTCCACGACGTCGATGAGCATTTTGGCGGTGACTATCTGAACGAGGAAACCGTGCTGAAGATGGCACGCGCTAAAGGCTACAGTACAGCGGCGATCGGCAAGCTCGGTCCCACCCTGATTTTCGACCATACCGACAAGATCGGCGCCGATGGCCTGCATTCGATCGTGATCGACGATTCCACAGGTGGCAAGGACGGCGTGCCGCTTTCGCAGGAGATGCAGGCCGCATTGGCCAAAGCCAATCTCCCGCTAGCCACCCCCTCGCGCGGCGAGAACGCCAAGGCCGGCGACGCCACGACGCCGGGCACCCTGGTGCCGAACACCGCGCAGCAGGCCTACATGGCCGATGTCGCTACCAAGGTCGTGCTGCCGATGTTCAAGGCGCGCAACAAGCCGTTCGTGCTGGTGTTCTGGTCGCGCGACCCCGACGGCAGCCAGCACAATACCGGCGACAGCCTGAATACCGTGACCCCTGGTATCAACGGCCCTACTTCGATGGCCGGCATCAAGAATGCCGACAACAATCTGGCGCAGCTGCGCAAGGCGCTCGACGATCTCGGTCTCGCTGCCACGACCAATATCATCGTCTCCTCCGATCACGGCTTCTCGACGATTTCAAAGGAGAGCAAGACCAGCCCGTCGGCAAAACTGGCTTACGGCGACACGCCGAAGGATTTCCTGCCGATGGGTTTCCTTGCGATCGATCTTGCGAAAGCGCTCGATCTGCCGCTGTTCGATCCCAATAACAAGAACGCCCGCGTTGCCGACAATGCCCATCCCAAGGCCGGCAACGGTTTGCTCGGGCAGGATCCCGCCAAGCCCGATCTGGTGGTGGCGACCAACGGCGGATCGGACCTGATCTACTTGCCGAACAACAAGGACAAGAAGCTGGCGGATCGCACCATCAAGGCACTGCTGGAACAGGACTATGTCAGCGGATTGTTCGTGGACGACAGGTTCGGGCGCTTCCCCGGCACGCTGCCGATGTCGCAACTCGGCCTCAAGGGCAAGGCGGTCACGCCCACCCCCTCGATCGTGGTCAATTTCCGTTCCTACGTCGCCGGATGCGAGGAGCCGACCAATTGTTCGGTCGAAGTCGCCGATACCGTGCTGCGGCAGGGCCAGGGCATGCATGGCAGCTTCGGCCGCGGCGACACCATGAATTTCATGGCGGCGATCGGGCCGGATTTCAAGGCGGGCTACGTCGATACGCTGCCGGTCAACAATGCCGACGTCGGCATGACCATCGCGCAACTTCTGGATTTGCGCCCGATCGGCGCGGGCGGACTGACCGGCCGGGTGATGTCGGAGGCCCTGCCCAACGGAATAACCCCGAAGGCGGCTGACGGAACCATCACCTCCAAGCCCGCAGCGAACGGCCTGAAGACGGTGCTGAAATTCCAGCGCGTGCTGTCGCAGCGCTATTTCGACGTCGCGGGATTTCCGGGCCGGACCGTCGGGCTTGATGCGGACGCCGGCAAACAAAAAACGGCGGGGCAATAACCCCGCCGCTCAGGCTGTTATCGGCTGGAAGCTGAAACTCACATCCCGATGTCGAAGACGTTGGGCAGCTGCACCATCGGCAGCGTCGCCACGCCGATAATGGTGGCGACCAATGTCATCAGGGTACGGTTGCTGCGGCGCTTGCCGCGCATCTGGCTTGCGATCCACTCCAGCACTTCGGTATCGACACCGACAGCCTGGGTGGGGGCCCAGCTTTCGATCGCGGTCTCTGGCGACAGCGCCACGGTGCGCGGCGGCACCGGCAGGCCGGAGGCGGAGGCCGCGTGGTGCACGACGGCCTTGGCCAACAGGTCGTCGAAACGTCCGTCGTCGCTGCGCTCGGCGGCTGCGTCGTTGATCTCGAACAGCGCTTCGGCTTCGGCCCGGCTGACCGGCTGATGCTCGACCGCAGACGCGGTCAGGATGCGCGCGCACCAATCGGCGTCATCGGCATCCAACTCGCGGGAAAAATGCACCCGGCCCCTGGTGGTGGGGCCCTCGCCCGTGATCACGCCATCTCGCACGACGGCGAGAGCAAGGGCCGCGGTATTGCGGCAGGAAATCTTCGAGGGTTCGAGCGCTTCGATCGGTTCGGCGACGCTAACGATAGGGGCAGACATGGGTTAGGTTACTCTTCTCAGTTTCTTGTTCTGGGCCAGCATTCGGCTGCAGGCGTAAACGAGTGGTTAACGATTCGAAACTTGAGTCGTTAGTTTTTTAGATGGTTGCTGTTTGGTCGCTGTGACATCTGTTACGGTTCAGGTTCAGCGGGTCGCAAACTCGTCCGCCGGTGGTGGGACGCGCAAGCGGCAATATAGCGGCAACGCGCTTTTGCCGGCGCTGTGGTCTTTTCGCCGCAGCGACGCGGATCGAGACGGGGTGCTAGAATCCCCCCCATGCCGGAGAAGGATCTTCTCCTTTTGCCGGAGCAGTTCACTTAGAGCACTCCGCTCCCTATATTGGAATTGCGAAATTCACCTGTAACGTGAATGACATGAGGTCGTAACATGACTCTCCAGATTAACGCTGTGGCCCCGGATTTCGAGGCTGAAACCACCGACGGCAAGATCAAATTCCATGACTGGATCGGCAACAGCTGGGCGCTCTTGTTCTCGCACCCAAAGGATTTCACCCCGGTCTGCACCACTGAGCTCGGCGCGCTGGCCAAGCTGAAACCGGAATTCGACAAGCGCGGCGTCAAGCTGATCGGGCTCAGCGTCGATCCCGTCGACAGGCACTCGAAATGGTCCGAGGACATCAAGGAGACGCAGGGTGCCGCGCCGAACTTCCCGATGATCGGCGACACCGACCTGAAGGTCTCGAAACTCTACGACATGCTGCCGGCCTCGACCTCGGGCGATGCCAACAGCCGCACCGCCGCCGACAACGCCACCGTGCGCAACGTCTTCATCATCGGACCGGACAAGAAGATAAAGCTGGTGCTGGTCTATCCCATGACCACCGGGCGCAATTTCCAGGAAATCCTGCGCGTGATCGATTCGCTGCAGATGACGGCGAAGCACCGGGTCGCGACCCCTGCCGACTGGAAAGAGGGCGACGACGTCATCATTGCCGGTTCGGTCACCGACGACGAGGCCAAGACCATCTATCCGCAGGGCTGGAAAGCGCCGAAGCCCTATCTGCGGATCGTGCCGCAGCCGAAGTAGCGGCTGAACCCGCTCGCAGCCATCAAAGTGGAGCCTGGATCCGCAGCGCGTCCACAAGCCCGACAGCGCGCCTTACAGCGGCATCGACTGCCGTGTTGCCGCTGCGCTGCCGCTGACGAAAATCAGGATGGTCGCCACGTAAAGCAGATAGAACAGGATCGCCGGCGCAAGCCTGATATCGCCGCGCATGTCGCCGACTTGCGAGGCGACGATCCCGAGAATCAGAAATCGATCGGGACCAGCACGATCAGCGGCGCCAGATAGAGTACAACTTAACGGTTCACGAGCGGCCTCCAGCGCGTCGCACGCCTGTCTACGGATTGTACGTATCAGGTCCGGCAAAGTTGCAACGTCGATGCGCGGACCTAACGCGCGCCATCGGAGTTGACCCGCCCGATGGCCAGCAAGTCCGATTCTCCCTCCATCGTCTGGTTTCGCGACGATCTTCGTCTTTCCGATCACCCCGCCCTGTATGCGGCGTCGAAGACCGGCGCGCCGGTGATTTGTTTGTACGTGTTCGATGAAGCGCGCGACGTGCCAAACATGCGTCCGCTGGGCGGCGCGGCACGCTGGTGGCTGGCGCAGTCGCTCCGGATGCTGCAGGGAAATCTCAAAGCAATTGGCTCATCGCTGGTGCTGCGCCAAGGGCCCACGGCAAAGATCATCGCCGCCTTGGCCCGCGAGACCCATGCTGGCTCGGTGTTCTGGAACGAAATCGCACAGGCCCCGCATCAGGCCATCGCGGATCAGCTCGCCGCGGTTCTGAAGGAGATCGGCGTCAGCTCGCAGAGCTTCCCCGGCGACCTGCTGGTCGCCCCCGCCGATATCCGCAACCGGGAAGGCCGGGGTTTACGGGTATTCACGCCGTTCTGGCGGCGGGTGCTGGCCTTGGGCGGTCCGCCCAAGCCTCTGCCCGCACCTGACAGACTTTGTTCGGGTCCGGACCTCGCCAGCGATGAACTCGAAAGCTGGCGCCTCGAACCCGTACGTCCGGATTGGGCCGGCGGCTTGCGCGAAACATGGAAACCGGGCGAGATATGCGCGCAACAACGGTTCAAAGCGTTTCTCGAAAGCGGCATCGCGGGCTACGCCAGCGAGCGCGACCGGCCCGATCGCGAGGGCACATCCGGGCTGTCACCGCATCTGCGCTTCGGCGAAGTCAGTCCGCGCCAAGTCTGGCACGCCGCGCGCTTCGCCGCGGCCGAGCGCCCTGCCCTGTCGGGCGATATCGACAAATTCCTGAGCGAACTGGGCTGGCGCGAATTCTGTCGCCATCTTCTATTTGACGAGCCCGATCTCGCCACGCGCAATCTGCAGCCCTCGTTCGACGGGTTTCCGTGGCGCCACGACGAGGACGGGTTGCGGGCTTGGCAACATGGCCAAACCGGCTACCCCGTCGTCGATGCCGGAATGCGCCAGCTCTGGCACACCGGGGTGATGCACAACCGGGTGCGCATGGTGGCGGCGTCCTTCCTGGTCAAGCATCTCCTGATCGACTGGCGCTTCGGAGAACAATGGTTTTGGGACACGCTGGTCGATGCCGACCCCGGCAGCAACCCCGCCAACTGGCAGTGGGTTGCGGGCTCCGGTGCCGACGCCGCTCCCTATTTCCGCATCTTCAATCCGGTTTTGCAGGGCGAGAAGTTCGATGCCGACGGCGGCTATGTCCGACGCTGGGTGCCGGAGCTCGCACGATTGCCTGCAAGCGTCATCCACCGGCCGTGGAGCGCAACGTCGTTCGAACTCAGGGCTGCGGGCGTGGAGTTCGGCAAAACCTATCCGGCGCCGATCATCGACCACAAGTCGGGGCGCGAACGCGCGCTCGCCGCCTATGGAAGGATCCGCGGCGGGTGAACGGAGGGCATCTCTTTAACAGGGCGACGAATCCCGCTATCGTCAGCGCTCCGATAAACCCTGGGGGATGATATGGACGACGAGAAACCGATTCTGGAACAGACGACAGACGCGATCAGCAGCGCCGCCGATGCGACAAAAGAAGCCGCCAAGACGGTGGTCAAAAAGGTCAAGAAGGCCGCCAAGAAAGTCGCCAAGAAGGTGATGCCGAAGAAGGCCAAAAAAGCCAAAAAGGCTGCGAAGAAATCCTCAGCGAAAAAATCGACCAAAAAGGCCGTCAAGAAAGCTGGTAAGAAAGCCACCAAGAAAGTCGCCAAAAAGAAAAAGAAGGCCAAGAAGTCGAAGCGCTAAAACGATCGGTTTGCGCGTATTCTGATCCCAAACCGGTATCCACTTTCGCGGAATACACGCTTGCACTCAAAAGCCTCCGGAGCAGAGCCGGAGGCTTTTGTCACGGGACAAACGCCACGTCAGGCTCGTATGCGCCGGTTGACCAGAAAGACCGCGGCGGCGCAGGCGACCATGCCTGCGATGGCAACGTTATCGAGCCGCTCGCCGAACAGGACGTAAGCCATGATCGCTGTCACCGCCGGCACCAGGTAGAACAGGCTGGCCACCGACGTCGCGGCCGAGCGGCGGATCAGCCAGTACAATAGCCCGATCGATCCGATCGACAGCACCACCGCGAGCCAGATCAAGGCCAGCACGAACTCGCCGGTCCACTGCACCGCATTGCTTTCGAACAGCCACGCCCCGGCGGCGAAGAAGATCGCCACCGCGATGTACTGCACGAGATTGCCGGCGCGCCAGTCGATCTTGCTGCAGTAGCGCCGCTGGTACAGCGTTCCCAGGGTAATGCTGACCAGCGAAACCCCGGAGGCCAGCCAGCCCCAGCCTGCCTCTCCGCTCATCGGACGATTGTGCAGTATCAGCACCACGCCGGCGAGCCCGAGTAATAGCCCGCCCCATTGCAGCGGCGTGACGCGCTCGCCGAACCAGCGGTTCGCCAGGGTCGAGGTCAGGATCGGCTGCAACCCCGGAATCAGCGCCGAGAGCCCGGCAGGGATCGAATGGGCGATCGCGACTGCGGTGCCGCCGAGGTAAAATCCATGCACCAGAATGCCCGCGGCGACGCTGTGGGCGATGCCGATCCGGTCCGGCCATTGCGGCCGCGCGATCGCGGCGATGATCGCCATCAGCCCGACCACAAAAGCCATGCGGATCGCAAGATAGGTCAGCGGCTCGGCACCGTGCAGAGCGTATTTGGTGGCGATAAAGCCGGTACTCCACAGCACAACAAAAATCGTCGGCGCCGCGCGCGCGGCTAATTTTTCAAAGTCAGGATTCATTGCTGCCCTCAGTGCCCGATCATGGGCAATGCGGCAACGCCCATTCGCGCGGAACGGCTGGCGCGGTATGGCATGGCGAAGTTCGAGAACGAGAAATTGCCGGGGAGCAATGCTATGCAGCGGCCCAGTTGAGTGATCCTCATGCGCTGCCACCGGGTCTCGCCTTCGGCGAGCCCGATGGCAGGCTCCAGCGGAGCATCCAGCACGCGCAGCGCTTCGATTCAATCACCGCCGCTCTGGAAATACTGGGCTGACCGGCTCCGCGGCGATCACAGTTGCAGGTGGGATGCGCTAGAAATCTTCCGGACAGGGGTCGACGATCTTCCAGAGATCCTCACCGTTCTTGATCTTCTTCATCTCGGTGGTCAGCCCGCCGTTGCGGCGGATCCAGTTCTTCACCGTGTTAGGGTAGTTGGACATCAGGTCGGATGTCCCCGCGGCGCTGGTGACCTTGATGCCGAAGGTAAAGGCCTTGTCGTAATAGGCCTGGTGGAAACCGAGGCTGGCGCGCGGCGTCACGCAAATCTTGTTGATCGGCACGATGCCGAACACCAGCGTGCAGGCCGAATTGCAGATGCCATCGATGATGACGCGCT is part of the Bradyrhizobium erythrophlei genome and encodes:
- a CDS encoding MgtC/SapB family protein, producing MPDSEILIRLVIAAALGSLIGFERERLLWAAGIRTHMLVCVGSCLIMIVSQYGFSNILTQQNIVLDPSRIAAQVVSGIGFLGAGAILARGEIVKGLTASIWTVAAVGLAVGGGLDLAASASTVIVLIILVGIKPLEEAYHSRNQSCQLSVEVDNGSLTPALLREALDLRAGQIKRFLVERRNSEGTDDLVVVLSKVSSRDMAGYPEKLKELDGVRQVTVIKKARDQNADLA
- a CDS encoding histone, with the translated sequence MDDEKPILEQTTDAISSAADATKEAAKTVVKKVKKAAKKVAKKVMPKKAKKAKKAAKKSSAKKSTKKAVKKAGKKATKKVAKKKKKAKKSKR
- a CDS encoding cryptochrome/photolyase family protein, translated to MASKSDSPSIVWFRDDLRLSDHPALYAASKTGAPVICLYVFDEARDVPNMRPLGGAARWWLAQSLRMLQGNLKAIGSSLVLRQGPTAKIIAALARETHAGSVFWNEIAQAPHQAIADQLAAVLKEIGVSSQSFPGDLLVAPADIRNREGRGLRVFTPFWRRVLALGGPPKPLPAPDRLCSGPDLASDELESWRLEPVRPDWAGGLRETWKPGEICAQQRFKAFLESGIAGYASERDRPDREGTSGLSPHLRFGEVSPRQVWHAARFAAAERPALSGDIDKFLSELGWREFCRHLLFDEPDLATRNLQPSFDGFPWRHDEDGLRAWQHGQTGYPVVDAGMRQLWHTGVMHNRVRMVAASFLVKHLLIDWRFGEQWFWDTLVDADPGSNPANWQWVAGSGADAAPYFRIFNPVLQGEKFDADGGYVRRWVPELARLPASVIHRPWSATSFELRAAGVEFGKTYPAPIIDHKSGRERALAAYGRIRGG
- a CDS encoding DUF2177 family protein, translated to MRGDIRLAPAILFYLLYVATILIFVSGSAAATRQSMPL
- a CDS encoding DMT family transporter, giving the protein MNPDFEKLAARAAPTIFVVLWSTGFIATKYALHGAEPLTYLAIRMAFVVGLMAIIAAIARPQWPDRIGIAHSVAAGILVHGFYLGGTAVAIAHSIPAGLSALIPGLQPILTSTLANRWFGERVTPLQWGGLLLGLAGVVLILHNRPMSGEAGWGWLASGVSLVSITLGTLYQRRYCSKIDWRAGNLVQYIAVAIFFAAGAWLFESNAVQWTGEFVLALIWLAVVLSIGSIGLLYWLIRRSAATSVASLFYLVPAVTAIMAYVLFGERLDNVAIAGMVACAAAVFLVNRRIRA
- a CDS encoding peroxiredoxin, with amino-acid sequence MTLQINAVAPDFEAETTDGKIKFHDWIGNSWALLFSHPKDFTPVCTTELGALAKLKPEFDKRGVKLIGLSVDPVDRHSKWSEDIKETQGAAPNFPMIGDTDLKVSKLYDMLPASTSGDANSRTAADNATVRNVFIIGPDKKIKLVLVYPMTTGRNFQEILRVIDSLQMTAKHRVATPADWKEGDDVIIAGSVTDDEAKTIYPQGWKAPKPYLRIVPQPK
- a CDS encoding alkaline phosphatase family protein, whose translation is MRRSIVLLSAGLMLLSTGMASAQNSTPHNLILFVPDGLRGRIVTPETAPAMAEVRDKGINFRNSHSLFPTFTTANASAMATGHYLGDTGDFSNTIYTGYPVSSADGTVTPFLEADPVLHDVDEHFGGDYLNEETVLKMARAKGYSTAAIGKLGPTLIFDHTDKIGADGLHSIVIDDSTGGKDGVPLSQEMQAALAKANLPLATPSRGENAKAGDATTPGTLVPNTAQQAYMADVATKVVLPMFKARNKPFVLVFWSRDPDGSQHNTGDSLNTVTPGINGPTSMAGIKNADNNLAQLRKALDDLGLAATTNIIVSSDHGFSTISKESKTSPSAKLAYGDTPKDFLPMGFLAIDLAKALDLPLFDPNNKNARVADNAHPKAGNGLLGQDPAKPDLVVATNGGSDLIYLPNNKDKKLADRTIKALLEQDYVSGLFVDDRFGRFPGTLPMSQLGLKGKAVTPTPSIVVNFRSYVAGCEEPTNCSVEVADTVLRQGQGMHGSFGRGDTMNFMAAIGPDFKAGYVDTLPVNNADVGMTIAQLLDLRPIGAGGLTGRVMSEALPNGITPKAADGTITSKPAANGLKTVLKFQRVLSQRYFDVAGFPGRTVGLDADAGKQKTAGQ